ATGACGCCGTACCGGATGACGGCGAATCTGAGCAGCGTGATCCCGATCTCCCGGACCAGGATGACCACGGTGACCCACCAGGCGAGATCACCCAGCATCGACAGCCCGATCAACGCGGACCCGGTGAGGGCCTTGTCGGCCATCGGATCGGCGATCTTGCCGAAGTCGGTGACCTGCCCTCGTTTGCGGGCGATGTGGCCGTCGAACCGGTCGGTGATGGCGGCCACCGCGAAGATCGCCCAGGCCAGCCAACGGAACGACGTGTGGTGGCCGCCCCCGGCGAACAGGGCCAGCAGGAACACCGGGACCAGGACCAGCCGCAGGACGGTCAGGGCGTTGGGGAGATTCACCAACGACACGCGCGGCTGCTCGGCCATTCCTCTCAGCTCCCGGCCCGCAGGGCGTCGACGCCGCCGGCCGGCACCGGGGCGGGCAGAACCTCCACCAGCTCGGCGATCAGGTCGATGCCGTCGGTCGCGACCACCCGGGCCCGCACGACGTCGCCCAGCAGCACCCCTTCGGCACCCAGCAGCGTGGTGCTTCCGTCGACCTCGGGGGCCTGGTGCTCGCCCCGTCCGACGACGCCGTCACTCAGGTCGTCGACCAGCGCGCTGACCATGGTCCCGATCCGGTCCTCGGCGCGCTGCGACGTGAGCTCCTCGACCAGGGAGGTGATCCGCTCGACCCGATCGGCGATCTCGTCGTCGTCGATCTTGCCCGGCAGGTCGAGTGCGGCCGTTCCGTCCTCGTCGGAGTAGCCGAACACACCGACCGCGTCCATCCGGGCCCCGATCAGGAACTCCTCGAGGTCGGCCAGCTCCGCGGCCGTCTCGCCCGGGAAGCCGACGATGACGTTGGATCGGATGCCCGCCTCGGGTGCGGCCGCGCGGATCTGCGCGGTCAGCCCCAGGAAGGAGTCCTTGGATCCGAAGCGCTTCATGCGCCGCAGTACGGTCTCCGATGCGTGCTGGAAGGACATGTCGTAGTAGTCGGCCACGCCGTCCAGGTCGGCGATCGCCGTCACCAGCGACGCCTTCGTCTCGGCGGGCTGCAGATAGGACAGCCGGACCCGGACGATGCCTGGCACGCGGGCGAGGCCGGCCAGGAGGCGCTCGAGCTGTCCGTCGCCGGGCAGGTCCTTGCCGTACGAGGTCGAGTTCTCGCTGACCAGGACGATCTCGCGAACCCCTTGCCCGGCCAACCAGGCGGCCTCGGCGATGATCTCCTCGGCCGGCCGGGACACGAAGGAGCCCCGAAAGGCCGGGATGGCGCAGAAGGTGCAACGGCGGTCGCAGCCGGACGCGATCTTCAGCGGGGCGACCGGACCGGCGTGCAGGAGTTTGCGGACGAGCACCGGGCCACTGGCCGGACCGGCTGTGTCGAGCCCGGAGGCCGGACGCGGGCTGTGCCCGGGAACCGATACCGAGTTGGCCGCCGCCGGGCGCGACGTCGGCGAGATCGGCAGCAGGGTTCGTCGATCGACCGGGACGTGCGACGTCGGCTTGTGCCCGTCGATGACGTCGCCGAGCAGTGCGGCCAGATCGGGGTAGGAGTCGAAGCCCAGCACCGCGTCCGCCTCGGGCAGGGCGGCGGCCAGCTCGTTGCCGTAGCGCTCGGCCAGGCAACCGACCGCGACGACCTTCGCCCCGGTGTCGGCCGCGGCCAGCACAGTGTCGATGGAGTCCTTCTTGGCGCTCGCCACGAATGCGCAGGTGTTGACCACGATCACGTCGGCCGGTGCGCCGTCCTCGACGAGTTCGTATCCGCCGCCGGCCAGCCGTCCGGCGATCTCGGAAGAGTCCACCTCGTTGCGGGCACAGCCCAGCGTGATCAGCGATACCCGCGATCCGGAACCACGGGCCGCCGATTCCGGCGTCGTGACAGCTGGAGCAGGTGCCGCAGGAGGCGCGGAAGACACAGGAAGCACGACCTCAGCGTAGTCGCCGCCCGACCCACCGCCTGACCGCCGGACAGGCCGTCCGGAGGCGAACGAGCGACCGTGAGTGGATAGTTATACCTAGGAGTGGATAAGCTACCTAGTTGTGAGCTCTTCCGAGACCGTGGCCCCCTCCTCCACCCCCATCACCGTCCATCGGGCGCGGGCCGGGGACGTCCGGCGCATCAAGGAGCTCGTCGACTACTACGCCGGCGCCATCCTCCTGGAGAAGACGCTGGCCAACCTGTTCGAGGACGTCACCGAGTTCTGGGTCGCCGAGTCCGGCGGGCGTGTGCTGGCCTGCGGTGCGCTCCACGTGCTCTGGGAGGACCTGGGCGAGATCCGGACGGTCGCCACCGATCCGAGCTCGCGAACCAGGGGGCTCGGTCGCGCCGTGTGCGAGGCGATCATCGCCGAGGCCCGACGGATGGGACTCACCCGGTTGTTCGTGCTGACCTTCGAGGTGTCGTTCTTCGCGGCCATGGGGTTCGAACCGATCGAGGAACTGGACCTGACCCCGGAGTCGTTCGCCGAACTGCGGTCGTCCTACGACGCCGGAGTGGCCGAATTCCTGGATCTGCCGCACGTGAAGCCGAATACCCTGGGCAACACGCGGATGCTCAAATACCTCTGAGCACGCGGTTCAGGCCTTGGGCGTGCGCTTGTCGTTGATCCGGGCCAGAGCCTCGGCCAGCAGGGCCTCGCCGTCCTCGTCGCTCCGGCGTTCCTTGACGTAGGCGAGGTGGGACTTGTAGGGCTCGTTCCGCGGCGTCTCCGGCGGCGACTGGCTGTCCAGGCCGGCCGGCAGCCCGCACCGTGGGCAGTCCCAGGTTTCCGGGAGGTCCGCGTCGACGGCGAACGACAGCCGGGTCGCGTGGCCGTTCGCGCAGTAGAAGTCCAGCCGGTGGCGCTGCACCGCCTCGCCGCGATGGGACTCGCCCATCGGGCCCGCGCCGATCCGAGATCCGCGAATGGGATTTCCGGCTGCCATACCCGCCTCTTCCGTACCGGTTGGTGGACGAACGCCGATCCGAGCGGTGCGAAGGTCAGGCGCCGACCTTGATGATCAGTCCGACGCCGACGATCGAGACGAGCCAGATCATGGTGACGAACAACGTGAGCCGGTCGAGGTTCTTCTCCACCACGGACGACCCGGACAGCGAGCTCTGCATGCTGCCGCCGAACAGGGACGAGAGACCGCCACCTTTGCCGCGGTGCAACAGGATCAGGGCCATCAGCGCGAGGCTGGTGATGATCAGGAGAATATCCAGAAACGTTTTCATGACTGCCTAGCGTGCTAGAGAAACCCGGACAGAAGGGCGGCGCGTTACGCGACGAGTCTAGCCTGCCACCGGTGCTCAGCCGGGCAGGCGGGCCGGCGGACGTCCTGCGAAGGGCCGAGCTCGCGCTTCGCAGGACGTCCGGAGCTCAGGCCAGGATGCCGACGGCGTTCGCGGCCAGGGAGGCGAACTCGGTGCCGTCCAGCGACGCCCCGCCGACGAGCGCGCCGTCGACATCGGGCTGGGCCACGATCTCGGCCACGT
This window of the Nakamurella panacisegetis genome carries:
- the pgsA gene encoding CDP-diacylglycerol--glycerol-3-phosphate 3-phosphatidyltransferase — protein: MAEQPRVSLVNLPNALTVLRLVLVPVFLLALFAGGGHHTSFRWLAWAIFAVAAITDRFDGHIARKRGQVTDFGKIADPMADKALTGSALIGLSMLGDLAWWVTVVILVREIGITLLRFAVIRYGVIAASPGGKAKTLVQIIAIGLYVLPLPHALHWVAMSFMIVAVILTVVTGVDYLVRAATLVSKPRNPTSNNPG
- the rimO gene encoding 30S ribosomal protein S12 methylthiotransferase RimO, with the protein product MSSAPPAAPAPAVTTPESAARGSGSRVSLITLGCARNEVDSSEIAGRLAGGGYELVEDGAPADVIVVNTCAFVASAKKDSIDTVLAAADTGAKVVAVGCLAERYGNELAAALPEADAVLGFDSYPDLAALLGDVIDGHKPTSHVPVDRRTLLPISPTSRPAAANSVSVPGHSPRPASGLDTAGPASGPVLVRKLLHAGPVAPLKIASGCDRRCTFCAIPAFRGSFVSRPAEEIIAEAAWLAGQGVREIVLVSENSTSYGKDLPGDGQLERLLAGLARVPGIVRVRLSYLQPAETKASLVTAIADLDGVADYYDMSFQHASETVLRRMKRFGSKDSFLGLTAQIRAAAPEAGIRSNVIVGFPGETAAELADLEEFLIGARMDAVGVFGYSDEDGTAALDLPGKIDDDEIADRVERITSLVEELTSQRAEDRIGTMVSALVDDLSDGVVGRGEHQAPEVDGSTTLLGAEGVLLGDVVRARVVATDGIDLIAELVEVLPAPVPAGGVDALRAGS
- a CDS encoding amino-acid N-acetyltransferase is translated as MSSSETVAPSSTPITVHRARAGDVRRIKELVDYYAGAILLEKTLANLFEDVTEFWVAESGGRVLACGALHVLWEDLGEIRTVATDPSSRTRGLGRAVCEAIIAEARRMGLTRLFVLTFEVSFFAAMGFEPIEELDLTPESFAELRSSYDAGVAEFLDLPHVKPNTLGNTRMLKYL
- a CDS encoding RNA polymerase-binding protein RbpA, which produces MAAGNPIRGSRIGAGPMGESHRGEAVQRHRLDFYCANGHATRLSFAVDADLPETWDCPRCGLPAGLDSQSPPETPRNEPYKSHLAYVKERRSDEDGEALLAEALARINDKRTPKA
- the secG gene encoding preprotein translocase subunit SecG, translating into MKTFLDILLIITSLALMALILLHRGKGGGLSSLFGGSMQSSLSGSSVVEKNLDRLTLFVTMIWLVSIVGVGLIIKVGA